One window of Neptuniibacter halophilus genomic DNA carries:
- the mreD gene encoding rod shape-determining protein MreD has translation MNSGSPVTPGGGGFIIFATFLVGLMLSQVPLPYMIEWARPEWVAMILIYWVMALPHRVGMGMAFCLGLFLDVIKGSVLGLNALSLTIIAFLTLLLHQRLRMFPLVQQAFMVMVLVGINQLLFHWMQAFTGYTGDSLIFLLPCLVSALFWPWLFVILRGIRRMFRIR, from the coding sequence GTGAACAGCGGTTCACCGGTCACTCCGGGTGGTGGCGGCTTTATCATCTTTGCGACGTTTCTGGTTGGCCTGATGCTCAGTCAGGTGCCGCTGCCCTACATGATCGAATGGGCGCGTCCTGAATGGGTGGCGATGATCCTGATCTACTGGGTTATGGCGCTGCCGCATCGGGTTGGCATGGGCATGGCGTTCTGTCTTGGGCTATTTCTCGATGTGATCAAAGGCAGTGTCCTCGGCCTGAATGCGCTGTCCCTGACGATTATCGCTTTCCTGACCCTGTTGTTGCACCAGCGTCTGCGTATGTTCCCATTGGTTCAGCAGGCGTTTATGGTGATGGTTTTGGTAGGGATCAACCAATTGCTGTTCCACTGGATGCAGGCATTTACCGGCTATACCGGTGACAGCCTGATCTTTCTATTGCCCTGTCTCGTGAGTGCGCTGTTCTGGCCCTGGCTGTTCGTTATACTGCGAGGCATCCGGCGAATGTTTCGTATTCGCTGA
- the mreC gene encoding rod shape-determining protein MreC has protein sequence MLRHTGRCSIKTIFRGRSSGRFFFFLLILAFLLMAADLYSAKVREGRAYLSLLLTPLQWVVDVPSRLAGEVSDVVVDRSLLLKENAKLKSEALQLERKAQQNAALREENDRLRLLLQGSKRVDEEVVLVELIGVNPDPFQHQVIINQGSENQVKLGLPLLDAGGVMGQITEVSHYTSRAMLITDARHALPVEINRNGFRSIALGKGELEELELEHVPDTADVQEGDLVITSGLGGRFPRGYPVAVVSEVIRDPGQPFTQVKIKPSALLNKSRHLLLVKMPEAPREPEPVVAEVAE, from the coding sequence ATGCTTCGGCATACCGGGAGGTGCAGTATTAAAACTATCTTTCGTGGCCGATCTTCCGGCCGCTTCTTCTTTTTCCTGCTGATTCTGGCGTTCCTGCTGATGGCGGCTGATCTGTACTCCGCTAAAGTGCGTGAAGGCCGTGCTTATCTTTCCCTGTTACTGACACCGCTGCAGTGGGTCGTGGATGTACCGAGCCGTTTAGCCGGTGAGGTGTCGGATGTGGTGGTTGATCGTAGCCTGCTGCTGAAAGAGAACGCCAAACTGAAATCCGAAGCGCTGCAACTGGAGCGCAAAGCCCAGCAGAATGCCGCGCTGCGAGAAGAAAATGACCGCCTGCGCCTGCTGTTGCAGGGCAGTAAACGGGTAGATGAAGAGGTGGTTCTGGTCGAGCTGATCGGCGTTAACCCCGATCCTTTCCAGCACCAGGTTATCATCAATCAGGGCAGCGAAAATCAGGTGAAACTGGGGCTGCCACTACTTGATGCCGGTGGTGTGATGGGGCAGATTACTGAGGTCTCGCATTACACCAGTCGGGCAATGCTGATCACAGATGCGCGGCATGCTTTGCCGGTTGAGATCAATCGTAACGGTTTCCGCTCTATTGCCCTGGGTAAAGGTGAGCTGGAAGAGCTTGAGCTTGAGCATGTGCCGGATACCGCCGATGTGCAGGAGGGTGATCTGGTGATTACTTCCGGGCTGGGTGGGCGTTTCCCCCGTGGTTATCCGGTGGCGGTAGTTTCGGAAGTGATCCGGGACCCGGGGCAGCCGTTTACGCAGGTTAAGATCAAGCCCTCTGCGCTGCTGAATAAATCCCGCCATCTGCTGTTGGTGAAGATGCCTGAAGCTCCCCGTGAGCCTGAGCCGGTGGTTGCTGAGGTGGCGGAGTGA
- a CDS encoding rod shape-determining protein, with product MLKKIRGLFSSDLSIDLGTANTLIYVRDKDIVLDEPSVVAIRQTGNQKSVAAVGADAKRMLGRTPGSITAIRPMKDGVIADFHVTEKMLQYFISKVHDTNFLTPSPRVLVCVPCKSTQVERRAIKESAMGAGAREVYLIDEPMAAAIGAGLPVDEASGSMVVDIGGGTTEIAVISLNGIVYADSVRIGGDRFDEYIVTYVRRNYGSLIGDSTAERIKQEIGTAYPSTEMHEIDVRGRNLAEGIPRSFTLNSNEILEALQEPLSAIVQAVKSALEQCPPELASDIAERGIVLTGGGALLRNIDRLMSEETGLPVIVAEDPLTCVARGGGRALELLDKNGFELVSHD from the coding sequence ATGCTCAAGAAAATTCGTGGCCTTTTTTCCAGCGATCTGTCCATTGACCTGGGCACTGCGAACACCCTTATTTATGTCCGCGATAAGGATATTGTTCTGGATGAACCTTCGGTTGTGGCGATCCGCCAGACCGGCAACCAGAAATCCGTCGCAGCAGTAGGCGCTGACGCCAAACGTATGCTGGGACGTACCCCCGGTTCTATTACCGCCATCCGCCCGATGAAGGATGGTGTAATTGCAGATTTCCATGTGACGGAAAAGATGCTGCAATACTTTATCAGCAAAGTGCATGACACAAACTTTCTGACTCCAAGTCCGCGAGTGCTGGTCTGTGTGCCTTGTAAATCCACGCAGGTTGAGCGTCGTGCGATTAAAGAGTCGGCGATGGGTGCCGGTGCGCGTGAGGTTTACCTGATCGATGAGCCGATGGCGGCTGCAATCGGTGCCGGCCTGCCGGTAGATGAAGCCAGTGGTTCCATGGTTGTGGATATCGGTGGTGGTACTACCGAGATTGCGGTGATCTCTCTGAACGGTATCGTGTACGCAGATTCTGTGCGTATTGGCGGTGACCGTTTCGATGAGTACATCGTGACTTATGTGCGCCGTAACTACGGCAGCCTGATCGGTGATTCGACTGCAGAGCGCATCAAACAGGAGATCGGTACAGCGTACCCGTCAACTGAGATGCACGAAATCGACGTGCGCGGTCGTAATCTGGCTGAGGGTATTCCACGTAGCTTTACCCTGAACAGCAATGAAATTCTGGAAGCGCTGCAGGAGCCTCTTTCTGCGATTGTTCAGGCGGTGAAGAGCGCTCTGGAACAGTGCCCGCCGGAACTGGCCTCTGATATTGCTGAGCGTGGTATCGTGCTGACCGGTGGTGGGGCGTTGCTGCGAAATATCGACCGACTGATGAGCGAAGAGACCGGCCTGCCGGTGATCGTCGCTGAAGATCCTCTGACCTGTGTAGCCCGCGGTGGCGGTCGTGCGCTGGAGTTGCTCGACAAGAATGGTTTTGAGCTGGTAAGCCATGACTAA
- a CDS encoding YhdP family protein — MKRHAHSFVWFLFWGLALLAALCAAGLLGLKLLINDLSSYRTDIETRLSQALNAEVRIAEIQGGWQGWQPEIRLRGLSVTGIEEAEGAALALLDADMAVDPQASLKAGTLVFSRFDLDGLKLRYILPGSPESESAEPAPGKAQDHAASQAGSNLLAFLLQQRALNIRNTRFELQQPDGETVSVSPVQLQLQNDGFMRQMKIGAELVTDRGRATISFVAEVEGNPSEDPVNFYLQLNGLDQQLLNPWLGLADIELERFQGEQQIWGRSYRGKLVYLNGITSIEGFRFRDYSLDQAQLHTALVRRDRGYQLQLTDLRLDAEQQAIELPRISLDLIRQGRRIQPLKLMVEQLDLDKLSDWLVQQPAMPPKVAEIVKTLSPQGALQNLAISWSESAALKDFKLEADLHDVGIKAWDDVPEIEGINGLLQADSEGGQIHLVSQRFAMHYPTLFDYKWQYQQADGVIGWRMEEKGVVVASQLLHLKDPHVSASGRFSIYLPFSRDEQPLLNLQIGMQQSDGLQAKYYIPPKEVGQGTYDWLVRAIQGGRIRQAGFILNGVTRSRLDDYQLPAVQMFFNLEQASFEYQPGWPAVKGADAFVFFRNGELVAEATGGKLYDSGIDFAWVHLPQKADRLLVAGATRGNAADLQRLLSESPLREEVGDDLNVWQMAGSATTLLDLKLPLYTGNIQPRVKVTSVIRDGRFRSEVDRIDFTGVTGQVNFDSATGLSADKLSARLFEQPVSASINTRDRKTQVYIDGSVEADYLRRWLDLELLRIASGHLPFQARLDLCPGKTCNQLVINSQLQGVALQAPAPLGKTANETMEFSLVSDLGRQFADNRSAIRLNLGGQLRGVLVTEGQAVERARFTLGGERPDLPEEPGIWLDGRLAELEYEQLQQFLVGAGFVAAEGKSDAQSTDTADSGLVKQIDLDIGRFRFGDFAVEGVTASLAPFNRDWLLSLKSQQVVGTLLLPADDQQAYRADLAYLRLQTREDTEDTAAEPAESGERLLEPESLPKLDFSVKRLQYNGKPMGQWQFQLRPGESGAEVRDIKADIEGSKLLGQIRWDTREQEQSELTLKLTGDDFGRVLDLWGISDTLETKSLDAYLQLAWPGAPWQFGLSGAAGELQFTAGQGRLLDVGNSGNFLRVFGILNLSSLGRRLKLDFSDLLKTGVAFDQMKASYNISKGIARTRDDFVMTGPSANLVMRGSLDLVNETVDKDIEVALPVTGNIPLVSVLLGAPQVAGAVFLFDKLVGDPLAKFTTVKYHLSGDWGNPEVELFSDKAKSKTETAKPSNLLDQEINQ; from the coding sequence GTGAAACGTCATGCCCATTCGTTTGTCTGGTTCCTGTTCTGGGGACTGGCGCTGCTGGCTGCACTCTGCGCGGCTGGCCTGCTTGGCTTAAAGCTGCTGATCAATGACCTGTCGAGCTATCGTACTGATATAGAAACCCGTCTGTCGCAAGCGCTGAATGCCGAGGTGCGTATCGCTGAAATTCAGGGGGGCTGGCAGGGTTGGCAGCCGGAGATTCGGCTTCGTGGGCTCTCAGTTACAGGGATTGAGGAGGCTGAAGGGGCGGCGCTGGCGTTGCTGGACGCGGATATGGCGGTTGATCCACAGGCGTCACTAAAGGCGGGTACGCTGGTTTTTTCCCGGTTTGATCTCGATGGGCTTAAATTACGTTACATCCTGCCCGGATCACCTGAATCTGAATCGGCAGAACCGGCACCGGGCAAAGCGCAGGATCATGCTGCCAGCCAGGCTGGCAGCAACCTGCTGGCATTTCTGTTGCAACAGCGTGCACTGAATATTCGCAATACCCGCTTCGAACTGCAGCAGCCGGATGGCGAGACCGTTTCGGTGTCTCCTGTGCAGTTGCAGTTGCAGAATGATGGCTTTATGCGACAGATGAAGATCGGTGCCGAACTGGTGACTGATCGGGGCCGGGCAACGATCAGCTTTGTCGCTGAAGTGGAGGGTAATCCGAGTGAAGATCCGGTTAATTTTTATCTCCAACTCAACGGGCTGGACCAGCAACTGCTGAATCCCTGGTTGGGGCTGGCCGATATTGAGTTGGAGCGGTTTCAGGGCGAGCAGCAGATTTGGGGACGTTCCTATCGGGGTAAACTGGTCTATCTGAACGGTATTACCAGTATCGAGGGTTTCCGCTTTCGTGACTATTCGCTGGATCAGGCGCAATTGCATACCGCTCTGGTGCGCCGTGATCGTGGCTATCAACTGCAGTTGACGGACCTGCGTCTGGATGCTGAGCAGCAGGCTATTGAGCTGCCGCGTATCAGCCTTGATCTGATCCGGCAGGGGCGCAGGATTCAGCCGCTTAAGCTGATGGTAGAGCAACTTGATCTGGATAAGCTCAGCGACTGGCTGGTCCAGCAGCCGGCGATGCCGCCAAAGGTCGCAGAGATTGTGAAGACCCTGTCGCCTCAGGGAGCTTTGCAGAATCTGGCGATAAGCTGGTCTGAGTCCGCTGCGCTGAAAGATTTTAAACTCGAAGCAGATCTCCATGATGTAGGCATTAAGGCCTGGGACGATGTGCCGGAAATTGAAGGCATCAATGGCCTGCTTCAGGCCGATAGCGAGGGTGGACAGATTCATCTGGTCAGCCAGCGCTTTGCGATGCACTACCCGACCCTGTTTGATTACAAATGGCAGTATCAACAGGCAGATGGGGTGATTGGCTGGCGGATGGAGGAGAAAGGGGTTGTGGTTGCCTCACAGCTGCTGCACCTGAAAGATCCGCATGTATCGGCCTCAGGACGTTTCAGCATTTACCTGCCGTTCAGTCGGGATGAGCAGCCGTTGCTGAATCTGCAGATCGGGATGCAGCAGAGCGATGGTCTGCAGGCGAAATACTATATTCCACCGAAAGAGGTCGGTCAGGGAACATACGACTGGCTGGTCAGGGCGATTCAGGGCGGCCGGATCAGGCAGGCCGGGTTTATTCTTAACGGTGTGACCCGTTCACGACTGGATGATTACCAGCTACCTGCGGTACAGATGTTTTTCAATCTGGAACAGGCCAGCTTCGAGTATCAGCCGGGATGGCCGGCGGTGAAGGGGGCGGATGCGTTTGTCTTCTTCCGCAATGGTGAACTGGTGGCAGAAGCAACAGGTGGAAAGCTGTATGACTCGGGTATCGACTTTGCCTGGGTGCACCTGCCGCAGAAAGCTGATCGTTTACTGGTTGCCGGAGCGACCCGCGGTAATGCAGCAGATCTGCAGCGCCTGTTAAGCGAGAGCCCCCTGCGGGAAGAGGTGGGGGATGATCTCAATGTCTGGCAGATGGCGGGAAGCGCCACGACCTTGCTGGATCTGAAGTTACCGCTCTATACCGGGAATATTCAGCCCCGGGTTAAAGTGACCTCGGTGATTCGGGATGGTCGGTTCCGTTCCGAAGTGGACCGGATCGATTTCACTGGAGTGACCGGTCAGGTTAACTTTGATTCGGCCACCGGTTTGTCAGCGGATAAGCTCAGCGCGCGGCTGTTTGAGCAGCCTGTCAGTGCATCGATCAATACCCGGGATAGGAAAACGCAGGTTTATATCGATGGCAGCGTGGAAGCGGATTATCTGCGGCGCTGGCTCGATCTTGAGCTGCTGCGCATTGCATCCGGTCATTTGCCATTTCAGGCGCGTCTCGATCTTTGTCCGGGTAAAACCTGTAACCAACTGGTGATCAACAGCCAGTTGCAGGGTGTTGCGCTGCAGGCCCCGGCGCCTTTGGGCAAAACAGCGAACGAGACCATGGAGTTTTCGCTGGTCAGTGATCTTGGCCGGCAATTCGCCGACAATCGCAGTGCGATACGGCTGAATCTGGGCGGACAGTTACGCGGTGTGCTGGTAACTGAAGGGCAGGCGGTTGAAAGAGCGCGCTTTACCCTCGGCGGCGAGCGCCCGGACCTGCCGGAAGAGCCGGGTATCTGGCTGGATGGTCGTCTGGCAGAGCTGGAGTATGAGCAGCTACAGCAGTTTCTGGTGGGTGCAGGTTTTGTTGCGGCTGAAGGTAAGTCTGATGCACAGTCTACGGATACCGCAGATAGCGGATTAGTTAAACAGATCGATCTGGATATTGGTCGTTTCCGTTTCGGCGATTTCGCGGTTGAGGGCGTCACGGCGTCACTGGCTCCCTTTAACCGGGACTGGTTACTGAGCCTGAAGAGTCAGCAGGTTGTCGGAACTTTATTGTTGCCCGCTGATGATCAGCAGGCTTATCGGGCGGATCTGGCTTATCTGCGCCTGCAAACCCGTGAGGACACAGAGGATACGGCCGCTGAGCCGGCAGAGTCCGGGGAACGGCTGCTGGAGCCTGAGTCTCTGCCGAAGCTGGATTTCAGCGTTAAACGGCTGCAGTACAACGGCAAGCCCATGGGGCAGTGGCAGTTTCAGCTCCGTCCCGGTGAGAGCGGTGCTGAGGTCAGGGATATAAAGGCCGATATCGAAGGCTCAAAGCTGCTGGGGCAGATACGCTGGGATACGCGTGAGCAGGAGCAGTCGGAGCTGACCCTGAAGCTGACCGGGGACGATTTTGGTCGGGTTCTGGATCTGTGGGGAATATCGGACACACTGGAAACTAAAAGTCTGGATGCCTATCTGCAACTGGCATGGCCCGGTGCACCCTGGCAGTTCGGGCTGTCCGGTGCGGCTGGAGAGCTCCAGTTTACCGCGGGGCAGGGGCGTCTGCTGGATGTGGGCAATTCCGGTAACTTCCTCAGGGTGTTTGGTATTCTCAATCTATCATCACTGGGGCGTCGCCTGAAACTGGATTTCAGCGACCTGCTGAAAACCGGTGTCGCGTTCGACCAGATGAAAGCCAGTTATAACATCAGTAAAGGGATCGCCCGAACCCGTGATGATTTCGTTATGACCGGGCCCTCTGCCAACCTTGTGATGCGCGGGTCTCTGGATCTGGTGAACGAAACGGTAGATAAAGATATCGAGGTGGCCTTGCCGGTTACCGGCAATATTCCTCTGGTCAGTGTACTGCTGGGGGCGCCTCAGGTAGCCGGAGCGGTGTTCCTGTTTGATAAGCTGGTGGGGGATCCGCTGGCGAAATTTACCACGGTGAAATATCACCTCTCAGGGGATTGGGGCAATCCGGAAGTGGAGCTGTTCAGTGACAAGGCTAAAAGCAAAACTGAAACAGCGAAACCATCGAATCTTCTTGATCAGGAGATCAATCAGTAA
- a CDS encoding Maf family protein, which translates to MNLILASASPRRKELLRQIGVQFNVKPVDICEDLQEGEEAEAYVRRLALEKAEAGLAHCGSDVTVLGSDTTVVVDGEVMGKPLDRDDAVATLQRLSGRSHQVMTAVALVSAEQSQVVVVKTDVCFRQLDTQECLDYWETGEPADKAGAYGIQGMGAVFVEKIKGSYSAVVGLPLAETAALLKQAGIPIWHSE; encoded by the coding sequence GTGAATCTGATTCTTGCTTCTGCATCTCCCCGGCGTAAAGAGCTTCTGCGCCAGATCGGAGTGCAATTTAATGTAAAGCCGGTTGATATTTGTGAAGATCTGCAGGAAGGTGAGGAAGCTGAGGCTTATGTCCGGCGGCTGGCACTGGAGAAAGCGGAAGCCGGGCTGGCGCATTGCGGCTCTGATGTGACGGTGCTGGGTTCTGATACTACGGTTGTTGTAGATGGTGAAGTGATGGGCAAGCCCCTTGACCGGGACGATGCCGTCGCCACGTTACAGCGGTTGTCGGGGCGGAGTCATCAGGTGATGACCGCCGTTGCGCTGGTCAGCGCTGAACAAAGTCAGGTGGTTGTAGTCAAAACCGATGTCTGTTTTCGTCAACTGGATACGCAGGAGTGTCTCGATTACTGGGAGACCGGTGAACCTGCGGATAAAGCAGGTGCCTACGGTATTCAGGGGATGGGTGCGGTTTTTGTGGAAAAGATAAAGGGTAGTTATTCAGCGGTTGTTGGATTGCCTTTAGCCGAGACAGCGGCGCTGCTTAAGCAGGCAGGTATACCAATCTGGCATTCTGAGTAG
- the yjgA gene encoding ribosome biogenesis factor YjgA, which yields MSNNEEFDSNPEGFDEHWPSKTEVKRQMHALQELGERLTRLNKDQLGKLELSDTLHNAIEEFHRIKSNGARKRHLQYIGKVMRNEDAEQIEQGIGLFEAGHQAHTQVFHRLEQWRDRLINEGNSALQAYINEHPSADVQHLRQLIRNAQKEQQQEKPPASARKLFKYLRDIAEV from the coding sequence ATGAGCAATAACGAAGAATTTGACAGCAACCCGGAAGGGTTTGATGAACACTGGCCCAGCAAAACCGAAGTAAAGCGGCAGATGCACGCCCTGCAGGAACTGGGTGAGCGACTGACCCGGCTGAACAAAGATCAACTAGGTAAACTGGAACTCAGCGATACGCTGCATAACGCAATTGAAGAGTTTCACCGGATCAAATCCAACGGTGCGCGTAAACGCCATCTGCAGTATATCGGCAAGGTCATGCGTAACGAAGATGCGGAACAGATCGAACAGGGAATAGGCCTGTTTGAGGCCGGTCATCAGGCCCACACACAGGTATTCCACCGTCTCGAACAATGGCGTGACCGCCTGATCAACGAGGGAAACAGCGCCCTGCAGGCCTATATAAACGAGCACCCGAGTGCCGATGTCCAGCACCTGCGCCAGTTGATCCGAAACGCACAGAAGGAGCAACAGCAGGAGAAACCACCGGCTTCCGCGCGCAAATTGTTTAAATATCTGCGCGATATCGCTGAGGTTTAA
- the rng gene encoding ribonuclease G, which translates to MGEEILINFTPMETRVAVIENGMPQEVYVERVHRRGIVGNIYQGKVVRVLPGMQAAFVDIGLERAAFIHVEDVLPQSATHEEKNNTSISQVLREGQSLLVQVTKDPIGTKGARLTTHLSLPSRYLVCMPGNSHVGVSQRIEDVEERDRLRSIIQDLVGESEDEPSGFILRTVAEGAAEAELKADIQFLRRLWSSIKSRISTAKAPSVIYEDLPLNMRALRDMAHSGLERIRIDSRETFQKAEAFVRDLVPEVADTLEYYPGERPIFDLFNVEEEIQKALGRKVELKSGGYLIFDQTEAMTTVDVNTGAFVGHRNLEETIFKTNLEAATAIGRQLRLRNLGGIIIIDFIDMEDPDHQRQVLRTLERVLERDHAKCKVTGVSDLGLVEMTRKRTRESLEQVLCDVCSECQGRGSIKTPETVCYEIFREILRQHRAYDTDSYLVLAAQPVVDYLLDDASNHVAELEAFIGKTIRFQVEPMYNAESFDVVLR; encoded by the coding sequence ATGGGCGAAGAGATACTGATCAACTTTACACCAATGGAAACCCGGGTGGCGGTGATTGAGAACGGAATGCCGCAGGAAGTATATGTTGAGCGGGTTCATCGCCGGGGTATCGTCGGTAACATTTATCAGGGCAAAGTGGTCCGGGTGCTGCCGGGCATGCAGGCAGCATTTGTGGATATCGGTCTGGAGCGTGCTGCGTTCATCCATGTTGAAGACGTTCTGCCGCAGAGTGCGACCCACGAAGAGAAAAATAACACCTCGATTTCGCAGGTGCTGCGGGAAGGGCAGTCGCTGCTGGTGCAGGTGACCAAAGACCCGATCGGGACGAAAGGCGCCCGTCTGACGACTCACCTCTCTCTGCCTTCCCGATATCTGGTCTGCATGCCGGGTAACAGCCATGTGGGCGTTTCTCAGCGGATTGAAGATGTGGAAGAGCGTGACCGTTTGCGCTCGATCATTCAGGATCTGGTTGGAGAGTCCGAAGATGAGCCCTCCGGTTTTATTCTGCGCACCGTCGCGGAAGGTGCCGCAGAAGCGGAACTGAAAGCCGATATCCAGTTTCTTCGCCGGCTCTGGAGTTCCATTAAAAGCAGGATCTCTACCGCCAAAGCGCCGAGTGTGATCTATGAAGACCTGCCCCTGAATATGCGCGCGCTGCGCGATATGGCGCACAGTGGTCTGGAACGGATCCGGATCGATTCCCGTGAAACTTTTCAGAAGGCTGAGGCGTTTGTCCGGGATCTGGTACCTGAAGTGGCGGATACGCTGGAGTATTATCCGGGTGAGCGGCCTATCTTCGATCTGTTTAATGTCGAAGAGGAGATCCAGAAAGCGCTGGGGCGTAAGGTTGAACTCAAGTCCGGCGGTTACCTGATCTTTGACCAGACCGAAGCGATGACCACCGTGGATGTGAATACGGGGGCTTTTGTCGGTCATCGTAATCTGGAAGAAACGATCTTCAAAACCAACCTTGAAGCGGCTACGGCGATCGGTCGGCAGCTTCGGTTGCGTAATCTGGGCGGCATTATCATTATCGATTTTATCGATATGGAAGATCCGGATCACCAGCGTCAGGTGCTGCGCACGCTGGAGCGGGTGCTCGAGCGTGATCACGCTAAGTGTAAGGTCACCGGTGTTTCTGATCTTGGGTTGGTTGAGATGACGCGCAAGCGTACCCGTGAAAGCCTCGAGCAGGTGCTTTGCGATGTTTGCAGCGAGTGTCAGGGGCGGGGGTCTATTAAAACGCCGGAAACCGTCTGTTACGAAATTTTCCGGGAAATTCTGCGTCAGCATCGTGCCTACGATACGGACAGTTATCTGGTACTTGCGGCCCAGCCCGTGGTGGATTATCTGCTGGACGACGCTTCCAACCATGTGGCAGAACTTGAAGCCTTCATCGGTAAAACCATCCGTTTTCAGGTTGAGCCGATGTATAACGCTGAAAGCTTTGACGTTGTGCTGCGTTAG
- a CDS encoding carbon-nitrogen hydrolase family protein, whose amino-acid sequence MAKVAVAQMLSGTDLAQNLAQVRELTEAASVAGASMVLLPENLAMLDSRALIGLARDESRQPKVTATLSALAAEFGIWLVAGSVPLLCQRDGCEDKVFASCLVYDDQGREQARYDKIHLFDVDVADAHAAYRESDFIQHGDTLKVVDTPLGRLGLTICYDLRFPEQFQRLREMGAELISVPAAFTYVTGEAHWEVLLRARAIETQCYLLAPNQGGEHTPTRSSWGHSMIVDAWGEVLAERSEAGPGLVFAEIDLKALERRRQAMPVQLHRQQAGF is encoded by the coding sequence ATGGCGAAAGTAGCGGTTGCACAGATGCTCTCGGGTACCGATCTGGCGCAGAATCTGGCTCAGGTACGTGAGTTAACGGAGGCGGCGAGTGTTGCTGGTGCCTCAATGGTCTTGCTGCCGGAGAATCTGGCAATGCTCGATTCCCGGGCGCTGATTGGATTGGCCCGGGATGAGTCCCGTCAGCCAAAGGTCACCGCAACGCTTTCGGCGCTGGCCGCCGAGTTCGGTATCTGGCTGGTGGCGGGCAGTGTGCCACTGCTATGTCAGCGCGACGGCTGTGAAGATAAAGTGTTTGCCAGTTGTCTGGTATATGACGATCAGGGTCGGGAGCAGGCCCGTTATGACAAAATTCATCTGTTTGATGTGGATGTGGCCGATGCTCATGCCGCTTACCGTGAATCAGATTTTATCCAGCACGGTGATACGCTGAAAGTAGTGGATACCCCCTTGGGGCGGCTTGGCCTGACAATTTGCTACGATCTGCGTTTTCCTGAACAGTTTCAGCGCTTACGTGAGATGGGTGCCGAGTTGATCAGCGTTCCGGCCGCTTTTACTTATGTGACAGGTGAAGCCCACTGGGAGGTACTGTTACGTGCGCGGGCGATCGAAACCCAATGCTATCTGCTGGCACCGAATCAGGGAGGCGAGCATACGCCGACCCGTTCAAGCTGGGGCCATTCTATGATTGTTGATGCCTGGGGAGAGGTGCTGGCAGAGCGATCTGAAGCGGGGCCGGGACTGGTCTTTGCGGAGATCGACCTGAAGGCGCTCGAGCGGCGCCGTCAGGCGATGCCGGTGCAGCTGCACCGGCAGCAAGCCGGGTTTTAA